In the Uranotaenia lowii strain MFRU-FL unplaced genomic scaffold, ASM2978415v1 HiC_scaffold_58, whole genome shotgun sequence genome, GGACCTCCATGTATCTGTGCTTTCGGATCAGAAAATAACTCAGTAATTGGTAAGTGTTTTTTGTTCACTCAGGGACCTACATCACCGGAAAAATTCCATCTAATTCAACTAAATTCTCATGTCTTAATTTCAGTTATTTGTGCAGATGGTCACTACTACAAGTTTGTCTACAACAGCAAAGGCGAATGCAGTCGGGAAGTGTGCTCCCAGTTCTTGGAAATGGCTGATGATCATACGTGAGCGTAAACACGAAGTTTGCTCAACCCGTGTTACACTTTGTTagcattttattttcagttatgAAACAAGAAACATCTTAACCTAAATAGTGAGGGACTAAAGAATTCAAAACAACATCGATGATGGTGCATTCTTATAAAACGGTTATTATTAAGCGTGGCCACAGGCTTTGGAAAATATGTAGTTACGCAAATTTAAAACTGACACGGTGAGTGTTTTAATAACGCTAATTAACCTTCAGTTCTCATAATCTACTGATAAGTTTGATACAGCGATTCAAACAAAAGTTATATTTACTCTTTTTGATTCTTAATCTATTTCTATAGAGATCTACATTTTATATTTTcgcataaattcaaaataaaagaaattctgCAAAGTTATATTCATTTGCAGCGCAAAAAGAAAATGATTTGCAAAACTATATAAATACTTTACGAAGCGCGGActgtataaaaaatatcaaaatattcaacatacaatcgttttcaattgaaacACAATACATCTATGTGTACATTTGGATTACGTGTACTGGATTAGTGTTAAAACTTGTCGACCGGCAAAAGGACTCGGACAAGATATTCTAAAATTGtaataaatcaatacattttgCGTTTCACatcatcaaaaaagttttacgTTTGCTTCCATTACTTCTGTTGATGACATTCCCTGCatatacctacctacctaagagtccggcgccgattgaccgacgcatagggctgcgATAAAAGATCTTCACTGCTAGCGATCCGCAGCCAGCGTCTTCATTTgcggccagccaaggttctggTCAGTCAACTATGCGGATTGCGCCGTCACAAGCTaatgggtctgcctcttcttcgatgcccatctggattccagtcaagcgcctctctgcaaatctcgtgtTCATCTCTTCGCAGAGTGTGCCcactccacttacgttcccgaatctcgatttctatcgccttttgatgacaccggcgatgtagttctacgtttgagatccagttgccataTACTTTAGGCGTTTAGGTTCCATTACTCATATAAAagacactcatcaaaataagaattttattaacatttgtattattcaaatgaaagtttcacagaaaaaatattgaaagtgtgtATTCCATTGAACTCGAATCAATGTGCATATTGTAATAGAAATGTGCTTACTTAAGGTAggcattacaatttttttcgtaaCGAAAAAATTACCTACCTACTACTTAGGAcctgaaaaagtttattttagcAGTCAGTATTCTCATGTACGCTTTAGTTGTTTTAAAAAGCATTGAGCTTCGATACAGTGTCTAACTTGTAAGATATGGAATAACAGGCTTTCGAAGAGTGCTCGCTAATACACAACAATATAAATTCTTCTTAAATCTTTTTGTCTCTGGTTCGACTTTTGCGCTGAAAAAACTTAACGTTATCATACGAAAAAGAGCTTAGTTACCTTTTCAATCTCCCAAAATAGTCGGAGGGCTGCTACAAGTTTGTGTGATCAAACATTGAGCACATTCGTGTGGTTTAATTTTAAACGGATCATTATGAGATTGCAGATGTTCCAGGAAACGTTGTTTATCCTCGAGTACAAAATAGCAAAGACCacaatgacaaatttgataaagccGCGACCGTTTTACCAAATTTCCAGTGGTTATTACTTTTGTTTTGTTACATTTCTTTCTCTGAGCATCATAGTTACCTCGATTGGTGATATTATCCGAATCTAGAATCTTGTTAATCGGATCCTGGGTATCTGTTTCGAGACCATGATGCTTTTCGATCAATTCATGAGATAATCGATCTAGAAGAACCATGCAACGACCATTTTTCTCAACATTCGCTCTAAGCTGTTCGTTGATTATCATTGATGATGGAGCTTTTTGAGATTTGCTGTAGGTTGTTCTTTTGTGATGCAGATTAGTTACTTTATCTGTCATGAAATGTTGTCCACTCACTTTTCGTGGAGAGTGCAATGAATTATAATGTCGTCTAAGGTGGAAGTACGATTTGTACGATCTTGGGCAttccttgcaaaaaaaatttgttccatcTCCTATTGGATGAGCTACCGACACATGATGATCTAGATTGGTAGTcgttgtgaatttttttctgcaCAAAAGACACTGGTTTTGTCCTATAATTCTTTTAGCGATACCAACTCCAGATTTCATTGTCCTTCGTGTGTTACGAATTTTAACCAAAGAATTTGTGTGTTGTCTGAAAGTTGATTCTACATGGTATCTTGAAGATTCTGGGGCAATTACCGTTACTTCATCATcgtctttgtttttttctatcattgcTTTCCATTTGAGATATGATTTCAAATAACTGGAAGTAAAAAATTGTTAGCAGATTTACTAATGACTGAAACAATACCTATTAGCAATCACCTTTGTAGTTCCTGTCGCTTAATTTCTTGATTTCTCGACACAAGTTTAGGTTCATCACTTTGGACTGCTtcgagtttttttgtttttgccaaaGATCTAGGCAATATAATTTGTGGAATTTCATTCTCCATATCTATAAAACAGTACAATTAAACATGTTGGTTTTCTGTTCGTTTGCAATAACAAATTAACCTGGGTCATTCCTGGGACACGATTCATAAAACACTTTATCCACAGGATAATCATGGAACAGCACCATAGCTCCTGGGTCTTGCTGCCTTTTTGAACGAAGTGCTTCATCACAAAGGTGACTGGTAGTACGAAATTCAGCGATCTGCTCCAAGCGATAACTGCACATGCTACAAATGGCACATGGGAAATCCTCATTCAATTGCAGCCAAATTCCTAGGCACTGTCCGATAGTTTTCACAAATGGTTGGTCAATTTCCGTACCGCTTGTTCTGATTACCCAATTGATGTCATCTTGGCCGAAACAAAATCGGCAAAAGAGTGTCGGATCGTTGCAAGGTCTTTCAATATATATAAAGCTTTGTTTTGCTGCTTTTCAtcagtgaaaataaaattttataaatacttACATTTCCGGCAAACATTGGCTCATTTTTTCAGACAGGATCGTGACTTTAATGCTTTAATGTTaacaccgaaaaaacttttcacatgaacgctacgtgaaaatgtacatggatttttgccaccatgaaaatcacgtagAACCTATGTACGTGAATTTCAAGTAACAAACAGAGCTCGCAcagcaagcagaattcacgtaattttcatatgagttgtatgTGAAAATAACGTACAGCGGGTGTGGAAAGGTATTCGTTCTGCTACATGCGATTcacgtagattttattaaaatatgaagGTAGTGAGTTTCTTTtcagtataaaaataaaattgcttcGAATTAGCAGAggcattttattattttgaccaatttaaaaacataacacactaactttttaaaaatcacacacggaaaataaaaaaaaggtaaaatttacctttttgcgaggtgaattttttccacccctctttcgaggtaaattttacctttttttcattcacctagcaaaaaggtaaattttatcttttttcaattcacctagcaaaaaggtagattttaccattttctcattcacctagctaaatagtaaataataccgttttcccattcactgatttaaaaggtaaatgctagtttgtttgattggtttcttcaattaaattaatttaaaaaaaaacaccattcatGAAAAatggtatttatttgaaataaataaggactgttacctaatatttatttttgaaatatatcaccgtgttcttcaaaaaatgttgaggcaagtcctttgttcgccaagcttgtcaggtccggcttttccggaataatatctgaaggctgacgggaatacaacacgaagctctttgggccgatctgaaacaaaagcaaagtattatgaagagaacaagcacaactaaatgaaatcttagaaaacacttaccattttgttccgattttcacatattgtgcacgaagcaaaacttgttcctaaacggcaaaacagcttaacctcaataaacggattcgtcaaatagttactttttttcgagatgatttgtaccgatttgtttagctcaatccaggtcaacttcacctcgctacgaggtaagttttaccttatttggatttacctttctttctaggtggattatactttttgattcagctcaattcaggtgaacttcacctcgctacgaggtaaaatttaccttttttggattcacattttttctcggtgaattgtaccttttttcattcttcgtttcaggtatattttacctcgctgtgaggtgagtttcacctcgaaaaggtagaagttacctttttggcttttgcgagcgttcacctttgctgtctcggtaaattttacctttttattattttccgtgcacAGCACTACATTTCACTTATTTTCATTAACATCAATATCGCCGGGAGATTTTCTTTTGATGTCTCTTGTTAGCCTTGTCTTTGCGTACAAGCTGCCTAGTTTCAAATcctgtttaaaaatgaaaagatgtttaaaacaaccacacaacaaaattttaattacttaCGGAAAATCAGCTTCTCCATCACCACGTAATTTCTGTAACAGCTATCTCAAACGATTGGATGGAGGCCATATTGAGTACTGTATTCTTTCGCTTAGATCTACGTGAATAAGCACAGCTACGTGAACgtcacatagaatgcaccaaaCCTCTTTGTACTTGGtggatcactggattttcacgtgAATCTAATGTGACCTTGGTTGTGACAGCAAACGGttatgtgaatttcacgtaaggatCATGCGAGTTTGTATTAGCTTGTAAGTGATTCACGTAAGtcgagcaaaaattcacgtaatgagcgcctacgtgaaaatccaggtgaatttaacgttttcttttcggATGAGTGAATGTTTaatgcttttgaaaaaatatgtatagGTTATTTACAGGGAAAGACAGCAAATTTATGATtgggaaaaagtgtttttttacattttttatcagGTTAGCTCAAGGTGTGGTAGATAAGGTGATCTCAATTGGCAAATCGCACGTTCAGCCgtatcccaagcaaccagaattcccttaaaaaggttccatagaagcttaatcagctctcgtttgtgtctgaagagaatgctaatcagcccaaaatttaagttcttaaagctactttcaagttcgtttagggggctgtagagaacgctattcagctcctaagagaatgtcaagaaacttctacgcgccgaaaaaaaaatccaattgacagattgctctgacaaccacttgtcagattgctaggttgccggtctatcatggtctatctcattgattttaattgtattgttttgattacaaaagctgcttacacgcctagagaattgaaccgctgctctctaggttgcaatgaaactcaccagcctctcgaccaatccagcaatagctaattgccactgtaatgataagtatttaaacttaatgtcatttgagatgattgagtgggttggtcaacagaaggtaccttatttctttcaaaggactttcagtacacaatatgaatcataacaaaaattcgcatcatcaaaaatttattcgaatatcttatttaacatttataagaaaaattcgaaaaaatcttgaattccatttgtaaatatcagtacagatataaacaaaaaaaataccatgacaagaaattgacagacatttttgacatgtcgcttagaattcccatataggttctttaaaacaccttcaagtatcttaatggtgcgctttagaatgttacgcgaacgttatcgaccttcttgaaaaacatttttgacatgtcgcttagatttcccatataggttctttaaaacgccttcaagtatcttaatggtgcgttttggaatgtaaCGCGAACgctatcgaccttcttgaaagaagttccattaaaagcgcttagaagctccgttatcgatagtttaacctttcaaagggcgatggaagttcctgagtaacttttacgcgacaagagtctcCTGAGGTTCCCGTAAtatattttttcagccaaatgtgaacttcggagttcggagttaagtaaaaacgcgacttttggttgcttgggatattATCGCGCCAGCACAAAAGTCCTTCATTTTCctttgtcggaagtccggacttccgacaaagGAAAATAAAGTACTAGATTATCGGAAGTCTGTCTTCAGCTGTCAGTTCGCCAgcgactttttaaaaaaaaattctaaatgcaCAATACAGTGCAGTCATTAAAATTTTCTGGCCAGCCATCAGCACGCTGTCAAAATTTCGGCCTTGTTTCGCAAACTCCACCTCATCCTACGTCGCTTTTTTTGCCAACTTCAGATCACCTTATTTAACTCACCTTGGTCcactaaaaaataaatactacACGCTGAATTACAACAAATGcgattatttatatttttatgataaactCCCTCATTTGTGGGTATATAGTATCGCTATGCGAGTCATTTTTTCTACTCGTGCAAAGATTGCCTGTCCAACTATTGTTTAATTATGGAAAACTTGtttaataatatttaatttagtGAAATAAACTGTTCAAATGGAATTTCAAGATTTGCCATCAGAGGTAAGattattaaatttaacattaacgaatttcttttgtttgttttcgtaatATAAGATAGTCTATAGTAagtaaataaattattattatttattactctaaaaattctaattttgaaaaagataatttacaaaactttttttcaggtTCAACTCCTTATTTTCGATCATATGACTGTAAGGACCCGTTTACTGGCTTCCACCGTTTGTCGCCACTGGTATCAACTTGCGCTTACGCCCGCTTTCCTGCAGAACAAAATACAGCTATCTATAGAGGTACGTCATACAAGATGCCTTCTGCAAGCAATTGAGCTCCTCTCACATACAGCACGCTGTTATCGGAAGTTGAGGTTGGTCTACCAGGGAAATAGTATACAAAAATTGTCGACTGCACGACAATTGCTAGAATGTTTACCCACTGTGAAGGAACTCGAAAcagttttctttttctattgttttcGAGAAAAGCTGAACATAGCCTTGAAAGATCTGTTGGATAGTTGCAAAGGTTTAGAAATGTTGTCCATCGTTATACGAGGGAGATTAATGAGTTGGACTGAGCAATCTTCCAACAGTAATTCAGAAATTATCGATCTGGAGGATGCGCAACAGTTTCCTTGTCTTGAAACTTTGAGCATACGAAGAAATCCAGACATACTGCACCCTCGATTTTACGAGCTAGCTCAGTCTTTTACGGCGCCCACTTTTTATGTACCACCTGAATCAAACAGTATACCAAACTTGAAGCACCTTATTATGAACTGTGAAACGGATGAACAACTTCAACTGTTCTCTGAATTAGCCGCCCAGTTGCAAACGGTAGTTGTAGTTTCGTTTGATCCCCAAAATTGTCAGGTGGCTTTATTTTTGGAACTGAAATTTCCAGAAGTTAAACATCTTAGTTTGCCTCTACTCAGGGTTTCCTTTTCTGAGgaaattagtttatttttagGACGGCTGCGCACGTTACAAACGCTGGAAATGGAACATGTTCTTATTGACATGATTGTTCTTCATACTATATTCGATAGCTGTACGCAACTAGATTACTTATCCTTGCATATGCAGAATTTGGGAATCGGATGCTTGAAAGGGATAACAAATCTACAAAAACTCAAAAGTTTGAAGCTTGTCGGAAAATCATTGGGAGGATGGGAAAAGTtagaagattatttttttggatCCAACGGCCAGCTGATACAGCTAAAATCTTTGAGCTTCAGACTATTTTCATTAACGTCTACGGACTTTATATTGACCATATCCAAAACAATGCCAAATCTACTAGAACTTTGCGTAGAAGACTGTCGGGCTAAGGTCAATGTAATAGGGCCACTGGGAAGCTTGTTGCCCAACTTGACCAGTGTGGAATTGTGTCAGATAACGCACGGTGGAGTCCGCCCTATGTTTTCGTCAGCTTTAACTCGAATTAAATTACTCAATTGCTCATGGGTAACCGCAGATTTTTTGTATAAACTAATAAATCAATGTCCGCACCTTTCTCGCCTAACTCTTTCCGGAGCAGGAGTTTCGAGGGATACGTTACATAATGTGATCAGCAAATTGCCAGCATCGTGTTATGTAGAGCTTACCTTCGCTAGCGGTAAAAAATTATGCAGATAGAAATCGTTAATGGCGTAAAATGTGAACAAATATATTGGTTTGTATTAAGTTAACCTATCCTGTAGATATGTTTTTTGTGATATGAACAAAAGAAACTTGTCCCCTATATTAAAATGCTAACACAcatatacacacacacacacacacacacacacacacacacacacacacacacacacacacacacacacacacaaggATTTCTTTCCgtttaacaaaatatttgtttctccTATAAAGTTCAGATCTTACTCAATTTTATTAAGTATTTAGCAGGAAgaaatttgtagattttttgATTATAGGACTGAAACAGCATAAAGTAAATCTAATTCTAAACAATGatactcaatttttttgttggtttaaaCACAAAATCATCCATATCACAAATATGATGTACGatcgcttcaaaaaaaaattgtcaattttttaaaattaataattataaactaaaacaatatttaaaaaaaatgatctgcTTAATAATGATGCATGAAGTATATAAGTAGGGACTTATTTAGATTGTTTTTAGTGTAACTCTACGCGTTTAATTTTTCGCTCGTAAAGTGTTGAATAATACTCTGGAAACATTCCATTAGTGACAAATTCTTACTCATAATAATGTGTTTAAATCAAATGCACAGACTCTGTGTGAACCTTAAGATCCCGATGCCTCATAAATGTCCGGGGGCAATGTTCGCACACGAAAGTTTCTATAGGTGGATGCAGATGCGAATCCTCAGAGTGATACTTATCTTTATGTATCTGTAACAATCGGAAACGGTCATACTTCATACCGCACTCGTCGCACGGAAAACGTAATTCCGAAGTGTGGAGACGTTGGTGCACACGAAGCGTGCTAGATTTGATGAAAACTTTTGGACAGTGCTGACATTTAAAGCCAACCGAGGTCACCTTTTTATTAGATCGACTTTTTCGCTTTATCAGACAAGGTTCACAATGGTGCGGCCGTACATTCGCATGGTTCTGGAAGTGATCCAACCAATAGTCCCGATTTTTGAACATATATAAGCATATTGCGCAGCGACATAGTTTGTACGCTCGCAAACCTTGAAAAGCTGGTTTTTGTGACGAGGCAACGTTGTTGGTTTCTGATTCTTCCAGCGTCGATTCTTCTTTCAATTGATCAGCTTCGGAAGCAACATTCGAATCGGTAACTTCTTCTAAACTCATGTTGGTGTTCGTTACGTCCTCTGAATTCTGGGCTGGATTTGCTGTATCGTCATAGGCTTCGAGGTTTCGGTTGTCCAATTTTTCGAATGGCGTTTGGTcagttttttcatcgttttcatCTACTAGATCCGAATCGGTACCGTTGTCGCCTTTCACATTAGCTAGCTCTTCAGTTTCCTTATTTAGATCTTCTTCTTTATATTGATTTTCCTTCAAATCAATAGCTTTGTCAGCAGAAGTGCTGGATTCTCTCATTTCAACGATATTCTCTGGTTCTTTCGTCATGTCTGGTGATTCTGTGGAAGGTTGTGATGGAAGTGCTTCCATTGGATGATTCTCATTTATATGGCGCTGGCAGGCCTTTTCAGTTTCGTAACGATCACAACATAAAATGCATACATAATCCTTTCGTTTCTTCACTTTAGCCTTTTTAAGCTCTGGAGTTGCCTCATCTCGATTATATTTCGTTTCCAAAATGTGCACTGTATTCATATGGAATAATTTGTCGCGATCTCGCAGAAAAATTCTTGGGCAATAATCACAGCTATATCGCTTTGCTGATAAGTATGGCGAATCCTCGGAATGGTATCGCTGTTTGTGCACCTGCAATGGACGATTGCGTGGGAATTGCACGCCACATTCATCGCATGAAAACGGTAGATTGTTCTCGTGATAGATCATGTGATGTTGTAGCGATTTACGCGTCTTGAACACCTTGAAGCACTTGGGACAACGGTGGAGCGTGAGTTGCACACGCGAATTCCCAGATGGCTCACCAACATTGTCTTCGCCATACTCTTCGTcgccatcgtcatcatcattttcatcttcttcattgTTATCGTAGGAGTTTTCCAAATCATGTAACATCTCTTCAGGGATCGAGATTCGTTCGAGACTGACCACTACATCACGGATCTCCACACTTTCTGGATCACTAAAAATTGAATTACAgtataatttcaattatttatgttTAAACATCTGGTAACAGGTGATTGAATACTAAAAGAACTGTGGAATGTCTACTCATAAGGCCTATTCACAGTTCTCGTGAAAATGAACgagaaaaaacttatttcgtTTGTATCAGGGTGGAATCGATAaggaatggttgaaagatgatATTTCAGTTGGTCTCGTGGTCTCAAATCTCTTAGAACTGTTTTATGTCGATTCCCTCGCCAATATATTATAcaacatttccaaacaaaaatcgacgtttgaaaatattcgtcttttggagataaaatttgtCACATACGTCTGTTTTcttcacgcagcgaaaagatttttttatctcaaGAGAAAGTGCTGCAAAagcaaaggattttttcctttgattttgggataaataaaaattcctttggttcagagcattttcctttgtttaaaagaatttttcttttgaaaaatcttagaatcaaaatcttaatactGGTGATATTTTGAATATCAGAAAGACTCCTTCTAGAAAAATATATTACATCTGGTAATATCAACTGGTTGAAAACAATCGACTCAAGAACATGGGGGGCATTGAGATGgaagaagcagaaaaaaaatttttattaaaaactcgaCAGAGTACTCGACCTAATATGAGGCCGAATAGTTAAAAAGGTCAATATCTAGACGCAAGCAACATCGAGATTGGCAAAAAAgagtttaaattcattgttttatcaatcatGGTGGATATTGCAATGATAGGAAATTTTAAGTGAAaacctcattttttttcaaatttttgtttcattcgacgtaatgaaagctcacgcgagacaTGAATATATTTGCAAATAAGCATAACATATTTTGGAGTTTTATTTCCCAGTATTCGgcttgagaaaaataaaattctatttCAGCTTTGTTTctaaatcaacaaatttaagaaaaatgattaaatcaatTGTTGCGTAAATTTTTCCAGAATTCTTTACGAATACTTACGGCATTTCCATGGATTCATCATATCCGTCTAGATCAAAAACTTCCTCTTCTCTCTCGTCGAATTCCACATCGTCATCATATTCTTCGTCTCCATCTCCGTTGTTTTGGGTGTACTGCTCAAAACTTAGATTCTCTTCTACCTCTTCTTCTTCATTGGGAATCGATTCAAGAACCTCTCGTTCGGGGGAATTTTCACCTTTCGCACTCATAATTCCATGAGCGATTCTTTCATGTACTCGAATGTCTTGTTTCCGTACAAAGCTCCGCGTACAAAAGCGACACTTTATGCACTGGAATGTTGAATTGGGACTGTGGTATTTTAACTTGTGCGTCTGCAAATAGTTGGGCCGATTGAACATGGCATAGCATTCATCACAACGATAACGCAACGAGCCAGTGTGTATGAATGTGTGCTCTTTCATAACGTAGTGACGCGAGAAGGTTTTCGGACAGTAAGGGCACTTGTAGCGTCCTTGGTTGTTCATCATGCGCTGCAGGACCTTGCCCATCTTGGCCGGTTCCGGTTGGATAAATGGTTTAATGGTGGGTTTTATATCCTCCTTCAACGGTTTGCCGTGTTGATCTTCGGAATGCTCACGCAGCATTTCGGCGGATGGAAATTTCTCACCGCACTGCATGCAATCGTAACTGATTTCG is a window encoding:
- the LOC129760351 gene encoding uncharacterized protein LOC129760351 produces the protein MSQCLPEIPCNDPTLFCRFCFGQDDINWVIRTSGTEIDQPFVKTIGQCLGIWLQLNEDFPCAICSMCSYRLEQIAEFRTTSHLCDEALRSKRQQDPGAMVLFHDYPVDKVFYESCPRNDPDMENEIPQIILPRSLAKTKKLEAVQSDEPKLVSRNQEIKRQELQSYLKSYLKWKAMIEKNKDDDEVTVIAPESSRYHVESTFRQHTNSLVKIRNTRRTMKSGVGIAKRIIGQNQCLLCRKKFTTTTNLDHHVSVAHPIGDGTNFFCKECPRSYKSYFHLRRHYNSLHSPRKVSGQHFMTDKVTNLHHKRTTYSKSQKAPSSMIINEQLRANVEKNGRCMVLLDRLSHELIEKHHGLETDTQDPINKILDSDNITNRGNYDAQRKKCNKTKVITTGNLVKRSRLYQICHCGLCYFVLEDKQRFLEHLQSHNDPFKIKPHECAQCLITQTCSSPPTILGD
- the LOC129760356 gene encoding uncharacterized protein LOC129760356, with translation MEFQDLPSEVQLLIFDHMTVRTRLLASTVCRHWYQLALTPAFLQNKIQLSIEVRHTRCLLQAIELLSHTARCYRKLRLVYQGNSIQKLSTARQLLECLPTVKELETVFFFYCFREKLNIALKDLLDSCKGLEMLSIVIRGRLMSWTEQSSNSNSEIIDLEDAQQFPCLETLSIRRNPDILHPRFYELAQSFTAPTFYVPPESNSIPNLKHLIMNCETDEQLQLFSELAAQLQTVVVVSFDPQNCQVALFLELKFPEVKHLSLPLLRVSFSEEISLFLGRLRTLQTLEMEHVLIDMIVLHTIFDSCTQLDYLSLHMQNLGIGCLKGITNLQKLKSLKLVGKSLGGWEKLEDYFFGSNGQLIQLKSLSFRLFSLTSTDFILTISKTMPNLLELCVEDCRAKVNVIGPLGSLLPNLTSVELCQITHGGVRPMFSSALTRIKLLNCSWVTADFLYKLINQCPHLSRLTLSGAGVSRDTLHNVISKLPASCYVELTFASGKKLCR
- the LOC129760354 gene encoding zinc finger protein 721-like — its product is MTSSISPGDHLVEVPDGDPSSYCRLCLSEVNVDSLFPDGQGPRHDVLNRIHLCTGLRITQEDDYPSGLCWMCSISLEEFQYFRERCHRYDALIKRKRKLLAAISMGSSQQGAGLMAEFDVTIQNDDCADDDTPYEDDDSDDDNRPLISLTSLTQGIDDSHAEEEIVPQSEIRDQKPDRAALDAYIEQYKAKKVIDSKPLVEPTKKAPAPPQKLLPYQCPDCMRIFKNKATLREHSRLHIGIMPFPCNQCGTGFSRLASLEAHKKKYHSKDSTEAPPQNLKCPYCPRLFPRKLDRTRHCMLAHPERYPPTKYGASTARNTPTNKDQEPQSNIHSPNILKKALTKSKTPTPSQASTPVADAMSGSEFCCNMCTKSFESIENLQEHINDEHPKGGLLRCALCPKVFKARQSLRMHILNHQGKLPYECEDCGSRFDRRFYLLKHRQRYHNGDQSKAIQGHYKCRFCPRMFIRKTDRKTHTRLVHSTETKIKKETPDIPEQTENSIVKPKSSPAFKTSPNKKQPDAELPPQLPEISYDCMQCGEKFPSAEMLREHSEDQHGKPLKEDIKPTIKPFIQPEPAKMGKVLQRMMNNQGRYKCPYCPKTFSRHYVMKEHTFIHTGSLRYRCDECYAMFNRPNYLQTHKLKYHSPNSTFQCIKCRFCTRSFVRKQDIRVHERIAHGIMSAKGENSPEREVLESIPNEEEEVEENLSFEQYTQNNGDGDEEYDDDVEFDEREEEVFDLDGYDESMEMPDPESVEIRDVVVSLERISIPEEMLHDLENSYDNNEEDENDDDDGDEEYGEDNVGEPSGNSRVQLTLHRCPKCFKVFKTRKSLQHHMIYHENNLPFSCDECGVQFPRNRPLQVHKQRYHSEDSPYLSAKRYSCDYCPRIFLRDRDKLFHMNTVHILETKYNRDEATPELKKAKVKKRKDYVCILCCDRYETEKACQRHINENHPMEALPSQPSTESPDMTKEPENIVEMRESSTSADKAIDLKENQYKEEDLNKETEELANVKGDNGTDSDLVDENDEKTDQTPFEKLDNRNLEAYDDTANPAQNSEDVTNTNMSLEEVTDSNVASEADQLKEESTLEESETNNVASSQKPAFQGLRAYKLCRCAICLYMFKNRDYWLDHFQNHANVRPHHCEPCLIKRKSRSNKKVTSVGFKCQHCPKVFIKSSTLRVHQRLHTSELRFPCDECGMKYDRFRLLQIHKDKYHSEDSHLHPPIETFVCEHCPRTFMRHRDLKVHTESVHLI